One stretch of Zonotrichia albicollis isolate bZonAlb1 chromosome 37, bZonAlb1.hap1, whole genome shotgun sequence DNA includes these proteins:
- the LOC141726615 gene encoding olfactory receptor 14C36-like: MSNSSSIRHFLLLALADTRQRQLLHFCLLLGISLAALLGNGLIISAVACGHHLHTPMFFFLLNLALSDLGMICTTVPKAMHNSLWDTRDISYSGCAAQVFFFIFFLATEFSLLTVMCYDRYVSICKPLHYGTLLGSRACAHMAAAAWASGCLYALMQTANTFSLPLCHGNALDQFFCEIPYILKLSCSKYYLRELGLIVVGASLGFGCFVFIVFSYVQIFRAVLRIPSEQGRHKAFSTCLPHLAVVSLFVSTSFFAYLKPPSISVPSLDLALSVLYSVVPPALNPLIYSLRNQELKAVVWSLMTGWFQKPSTGCQFLKITCIKSHL; this comes from the coding sequence atgtccaacagcagctccatcaggcacttcctcctgctggcattggcagacacgcggcaacggcagctcctgcacttctgcctcttgctgggcatctccctggctgccctcctgggcaacggcctcatcatcagcgccgtagcctgcggccaccacctgcacacacccatgttcttcttcctgctcaacctggccctcagcgacctgggcatgatctgcaccactgtccccaaagccatgcacaattccctctgggacaccagggacatctcctactcaggatgtgctgcacaggtgtttttctttatcttcttcCTTGCAACAgaattttccctcctgaccgtcatgtgctacgaccgctacgtgtccatctgcaaacccctgcactacgggaccctcctgggcagcagagcttgtgcccacatggcagcagctgcctgggccagtggctgtCTCTATGCTCTCATGCaaacagccaatacattttccctgcccctatGCCATGGCAATGCGCTGgaccagttcttctgtgaaatcccataCATCCTCAAGCTCTCTTGCTCCAAATactacctcagggaacttggtcTCATTGTGGTTGGTGCATCCTTAggttttggctgttttgtgttcattgttttctcctatgtgcagatcttcagggctgtgctgaggatcccctctgagcagggacggcacaaagccttttccacctgcctccctcacctggctgtggtctccctgtttgtGAGCACCTCAttttttgcctacctgaagcccccctccatctccgtcccatccctggatctggccctgtcagttctgtactcagtggtgcctccagccctgaacccacTCATCTACAGCctcaggaaccaggagctcaaggctgtaGTGTGGtcactgatgactggatggtttcagaaacCTTCAACTGGTTGCCAATTTTTGAAAATCACTTGTATTAAAAGTcatctttga